The proteins below are encoded in one region of Bacillota bacterium:
- a CDS encoding zinc-binding protein, producing MAFQDKVLVCKDCGNEFVFTAGEQEFYAEKGFENEPGRCRDCRAARRQNRNNGQASRPPRELFPAVCANCGVETEVPFKPVSNRPVYCRDCFTNRQ from the coding sequence ATGGCGTTTCAAGACAAAGTGCTGGTGTGTAAAGACTGCGGTAATGAATTTGTTTTTACCGCAGGCGAGCAGGAGTTTTATGCGGAGAAGGGGTTCGAGAACGAACCAGGCCGCTGTCGGGACTGTCGGGCGGCACGCCGTCAGAACCGTAATAACGGCCAGGCGAGCCGACCGCCGCGTGAACTTTTTCCAGCGGTTTGCGCAAACTGTGGCGTAGAAACAGAGGTACCTTTCAAACCGGTCAGCAATCGACCTGTCTATTGCCGAGATTGCTTCACCAACAGACAGTAG
- the fliT gene encoding flagellar protein FliT — translation MQEGKGVRPEGEGVMKERLVVWEKALALAHQLAEATRLLEEQLAAGQIEALDGLLDARQRVMFELDQLRAENGIPSWVAEAGTEEKVSTEVQEIRQKIQGIFEQVTSRDEGIRREMQSKLAECRDNLANLRRLKKASQAYRAGPVLPEGIFVDSKR, via the coding sequence ATGCAGGAAGGTAAAGGTGTGCGGCCAGAAGGAGAAGGTGTAATGAAAGAACGGCTGGTGGTCTGGGAAAAAGCTTTGGCTCTGGCTCATCAATTGGCGGAGGCCACCCGGTTACTCGAGGAGCAGTTGGCGGCGGGACAGATCGAGGCTCTGGATGGGCTGCTGGATGCCCGGCAGCGGGTCATGTTCGAGCTTGACCAATTAAGAGCGGAGAACGGCATTCCGTCCTGGGTGGCGGAGGCAGGAACGGAGGAGAAGGTATCGACGGAGGTGCAAGAAATCAGGCAAAAAATTCAAGGCATTTTTGAGCAGGTCACCAGTCGGGACGAAGGGATCAGACGGGAAATGCAGAGCAAGCTGGCCGAGTGCCGGGATAACCTGGCGAACCTGCGGCGATTAAAGAAAGCTAGCCAGGCTTACCGGGCCGGCCCTGTCCTGCCCGAAGGAATTTTTGTCGACAGCAAGCGGTGA
- the fliS gene encoding flagellar export chaperone FliS — MPNNAYNLYRTTAVQTASPGKLLLMLYDGLILSLKQAKEAIGAQKPAEAHRYLVKSQDIIDELIVTLNMDYEISTNLYQLYDFWKYQLIQANMKKDAALIDTVLPMVVELRETWSAVVESTRGEMAAK; from the coding sequence ATGCCAAATAACGCCTACAACTTGTACAGAACCACCGCAGTGCAGACGGCCAGCCCGGGTAAGCTCCTCCTGATGCTTTACGACGGCCTGATTCTTTCCCTGAAACAGGCGAAAGAGGCGATCGGCGCGCAGAAACCCGCGGAGGCGCACCGCTATCTGGTCAAGAGCCAGGATATCATTGACGAACTGATCGTGACCTTGAATATGGATTACGAGATTTCAACCAATCTCTATCAGTTGTATGACTTCTGGAAGTATCAATTGATTCAGGCCAATATGAAGAAAGATGCCGCGTTGATCGACACCGTGCTTCCGATGGTGGTTGAGCTCCGGGAGACCTGGTCGGCGGTGGTGGAATCAACCCGGGGTGAGATGGCAGCGAAATAG
- a CDS encoding flagellar protein FlaG codes for MSNKRIGMVVSEMRIESSSAVNEQALTNRAKSNALPEMVKPALMPVANFVPEHTEEVEKSQQPNIAEESLSKLLKEAEYELNFQLSFSIHKETNRVVVKVIDPESNKVLRQIPPEELLDLAVKLQEMLGILIDKRV; via the coding sequence GTGAGTAATAAGCGGATAGGAATGGTGGTGAGTGAAATGCGGATTGAAAGCAGCAGTGCAGTGAATGAACAGGCCTTGACGAACCGTGCCAAAAGTAATGCTTTGCCCGAGATGGTTAAACCGGCGCTCATGCCGGTTGCAAACTTCGTACCAGAGCACACAGAAGAAGTCGAGAAGTCACAGCAGCCAAATATCGCGGAGGAGTCGTTGAGCAAGCTTTTAAAAGAAGCCGAGTATGAGCTCAACTTCCAGCTCAGCTTTTCGATCCATAAGGAAACCAACCGGGTGGTCGTCAAGGTGATCGACCCGGAATCCAACAAGGTATTGCGGCAGATTCCGCCGGAGGAACTGCTGGACCTGGCGGTTAAGCTTCAGGAGATGTTAGGGATCCTGATCGATAAGCGGGTATAA
- the fliD gene encoding flagellar filament capping protein FliD: MSTINRIGGLATGIDIDQWVADLMKAHRAPLDKIKQDKQIWQWKQEDYRAINSSLLALRNEVFNLKLQGTFQAKTVTSSNESIVTATAGASAAATTYQVKVERLATVATNKSLGALSGRSQVIGNALSIPIDTRGKNQFKLSYDGGSAVEIVLTEKNYDGTAGNTLNDLVADIQAKIDASSIGAGKIIVSLTSDNQIKLAATAKSDGTIPSIVVTDGTTQNALPTLGLSNGQTSVVQTAIDPTATLWSQKDKFVSSNFGWNAEHQFTFTINGQSFTFDGDTATLNSVIAAVNANTAAGVTMFYDAGTDKVAIATTKTGNNRTGAEIAITGSFLTDVLRINEANEQGGQDASFEINGLTGMTSHTNTYTINGVTFNFKGTTPGGFNGTATTVTVANNLDAVVNSIKSFVSKYNETIATINNKLNEERYPDYRPLTDAQIEEGKLTDKQIDQWQAKARSGLLKGDTLLSGALTSMRTVLSSIVSGLTGQVTVTNGTQQITTVANQLSVIRITTGTYAENGKLYLNESRLREALQSNPEAVMELFTRTKDAAGNEITDSKQKGLAVQLYDAINAAISRITAQAGSSSALVDTSSIGKTLKYIDQRISTMEDQLKKLEDRYWRQFTAMEKAIARLNNQSAWLVQQFGGGSQQ; encoded by the coding sequence ATGTCGACCATCAACCGGATCGGCGGGCTGGCGACGGGGATCGATATCGACCAGTGGGTGGCGGACCTGATGAAGGCCCACCGGGCGCCGCTGGACAAGATCAAGCAGGATAAGCAGATCTGGCAGTGGAAGCAGGAGGACTACCGCGCGATCAACTCCAGCCTGCTGGCGTTGCGGAATGAAGTCTTCAACCTGAAGTTACAGGGGACTTTTCAGGCGAAAACGGTAACTTCGAGCAACGAGAGCATTGTCACGGCGACAGCGGGGGCGTCAGCGGCGGCCACGACGTACCAGGTGAAAGTTGAGCGGCTGGCGACCGTGGCTACTAACAAGAGCCTGGGGGCGTTGTCGGGGCGGTCGCAGGTGATAGGTAATGCACTGAGCATACCAATTGATACAAGGGGGAAAAACCAGTTCAAATTGTCTTATGATGGTGGTTCGGCCGTAGAAATCGTGCTGACGGAGAAGAATTACGATGGGACGGCGGGAAACACCCTGAATGACCTGGTGGCGGACATCCAGGCTAAAATCGATGCTTCGTCCATCGGCGCAGGAAAAATAATTGTTTCACTGACCAGTGACAACCAGATCAAACTGGCGGCGACCGCCAAAAGTGATGGCACTATCCCATCGATTGTGGTCACGGATGGTACCACGCAAAATGCTCTACCAACTTTGGGATTATCCAATGGACAGACCTCAGTAGTGCAAACCGCGATTGATCCAACAGCTACCCTGTGGTCGCAGAAAGACAAGTTCGTCTCCAGTAACTTTGGTTGGAATGCTGAACATCAATTTACTTTTACCATTAACGGGCAGTCGTTCACCTTTGATGGTGACACCGCCACGCTGAATTCAGTCATCGCGGCCGTCAATGCAAATACGGCAGCGGGGGTGACGATGTTTTATGATGCTGGTACGGACAAAGTTGCCATTGCGACCACTAAAACAGGAAATAATCGAACGGGGGCAGAAATTGCCATAACCGGCAGTTTTCTCACTGATGTATTGCGGATAAATGAAGCCAACGAACAGGGCGGTCAGGATGCAAGTTTCGAGATCAACGGCCTCACGGGGATGACCAGTCACACCAATACTTACACCATCAACGGGGTGACGTTTAACTTCAAGGGGACGACCCCTGGTGGGTTTAACGGGACAGCCACTACGGTGACAGTGGCGAACAACCTTGATGCCGTGGTGAACTCGATCAAGAGTTTCGTGAGCAAATACAACGAGACGATCGCGACGATTAACAATAAGCTCAACGAAGAACGCTATCCTGACTATCGACCGCTGACCGATGCCCAGATCGAAGAAGGGAAACTCACCGATAAGCAGATTGACCAGTGGCAGGCCAAGGCGCGGAGCGGCCTGCTCAAAGGGGATACGCTCCTGAGTGGAGCGCTGACCAGCATGCGGACGGTGTTATCGAGCATTGTGTCTGGCCTGACGGGCCAGGTGACGGTTACCAACGGAACGCAGCAGATCACGACGGTGGCCAACCAGTTGAGCGTCATCCGCATCACCACCGGCACGTATGCGGAAAACGGCAAGCTCTACCTGAATGAAAGCCGGTTACGCGAGGCGCTGCAGTCGAACCCGGAGGCGGTAATGGAGCTTTTTACCCGGACCAAGGATGCCGCGGGTAATGAGATAACCGACAGCAAGCAAAAAGGGCTGGCGGTGCAGCTCTATGATGCCATCAACGCGGCTATCTCCCGGATTACAGCGCAGGCGGGTTCATCGAGTGCTCTGGTTGATACGAGCAGCATTGGCAAGACCCTTAAGTATATCGACCAGCGGATTTCCACGATGGAAGATCAGCTGAAAAAACTGGAAGACCGCTACTGGCGGCAGTTTACGGCGATGGAGAAGGCGATTGCGCGGCTGAACAACCAGAGCGCCTGGCTGGTTCAGCAGTTCGGAGGCGGAAGCCAGCAGTAA
- a CDS encoding type II toxin-antitoxin system HicB family antitoxin has product MKYVYPAIFTPENNGYNVAVPDLPGCFTCGDSLEDAIDMARDAISMWLCDAEDKSEEIPSPSDINTLTHANDSFVTLIDVDTDTYRKENDNRAVKKTLTIPNWLNVKAEKANINFSQVLQKALIKELNLTSGKRKQS; this is encoded by the coding sequence ATGAAATATGTTTATCCGGCTATTTTCACCCCGGAGAATAATGGCTATAATGTAGCAGTTCCCGACTTACCAGGTTGCTTCACCTGTGGAGACAGTCTGGAGGATGCTATTGATATGGCTCGCGATGCTATATCTATGTGGCTCTGTGACGCAGAAGATAAATCCGAAGAAATCCCCTCACCAAGTGATATAAATACTTTAACTCATGCCAATGATAGTTTCGTTACTCTAATTGACGTGGATACTGATACCTATCGAAAAGAGAACGATAATCGCGCTGTCAAGAAAACTCTCACTATACCTAACTGGTTAAATGTTAAAGCTGAAAAAGCAAATATTAACTTTTCTCAGGTTTTACAAAAAGCTTTAATAAAAGAGTTAAACTTGACATCTGGTAAAAGAAAGCAGTCATGA
- a CDS encoding acylneuraminate cytidylyltransferase family protein: protein MYPGVSLLGFIPARAGSKGVPDKNIRLLAGKPLIVHTIQAAIESSVFDRLVVSTDGGEIARVAKEAGAEVPFLRPQELATDGARGIDVLHHALRWFEERGTKFDCVMYLQPTSPLRTAADMVKAVDILLAREADAVVSVCEVDHHPWWSNVLPEDGCMRDFIKPDIPANRQELPVYYRLNGAIYLARWDFIRDRDSWFGPHTYAYIMPRERSVDIDHEIDFKLAEVLLALKD, encoded by the coding sequence ATGTACCCGGGAGTTTCGTTGCTTGGCTTTATTCCTGCCCGTGCTGGATCTAAAGGTGTTCCAGACAAGAATATAAGGCTCCTTGCTGGAAAGCCGCTTATAGTGCACACCATTCAAGCGGCCATAGAGAGCAGTGTTTTTGATCGTTTGGTGGTTTCTACCGATGGGGGGGAAATTGCCAGGGTAGCGAAAGAAGCGGGCGCAGAAGTTCCCTTTTTGCGCCCCCAGGAGTTAGCTACCGACGGGGCACGGGGAATAGATGTACTGCACCACGCACTTCGTTGGTTTGAGGAGCGAGGTACAAAGTTTGATTGTGTTATGTATTTGCAGCCTACCAGCCCTCTGCGTACCGCCGCAGATATGGTGAAAGCAGTGGACATTCTGCTCGCACGTGAAGCGGATGCGGTAGTTTCGGTGTGCGAGGTGGACCATCACCCCTGGTGGTCTAATGTCCTCCCAGAAGACGGGTGTATGCGAGATTTTATAAAACCGGATATTCCTGCTAATCGCCAGGAACTGCCGGTTTATTATCGCTTAAACGGCGCTATATATCTAGCACGCTGGGATTTTATACGTGATCGGGATTCGTGGTTTGGGCCGCATACTTATGCGTATATCATGCCGCGGGAGCGCTCGGTAGATATTGATCATGAGATTGATTTCAAGCTGGCGGAGGTTTTGCTGGCTTTGAAGGATTAG
- a CDS encoding CBS domain-containing protein — translation MRRAELLQKVKVGPEVPIVLALEQMDRAACQILLVTSDDGRLLGTVTDGDVRRALLGGMDLRAPVARIMNSHPRVLPEGSSREAARQLMVEYSVRHVPLVDLEGRVVDLILWEDVLLPRAKSRSEAVVIMAGGQGTRLDPFTKILPKPMIPLRDKPIVEVIMDRFHSQGFGQFILCLGYKAEIVRLYFNGESRPYRTEFVQENEPLGTAGALSLLTGRINETFIMTNCDIIVELDYHHLLEYHREHGHALTVVGALKEFVVPYGVLRTQGEDFWIEEKPNFHFLVNTGLYVLEPAVLKLLQKGVRIDMPELIAVVRNAGMRIGVYPHHGRWFDVGQWEEYQRTLRLFETMELGK, via the coding sequence TTGAGGCGAGCCGAATTGCTGCAAAAAGTAAAGGTAGGGCCGGAAGTGCCTATTGTACTGGCTTTGGAGCAGATGGACCGGGCAGCATGCCAGATCCTTCTGGTAACTAGCGATGACGGGCGGTTACTGGGTACGGTAACTGATGGAGATGTCCGCCGCGCTTTACTGGGTGGGATGGATTTGCGCGCCCCGGTGGCCCGCATAATGAATTCGCATCCTCGGGTGTTGCCCGAAGGGTCTTCTCGTGAAGCTGCGCGGCAGCTTATGGTAGAGTACAGCGTCCGCCACGTTCCTTTGGTAGATCTGGAAGGACGAGTCGTGGATTTGATCCTGTGGGAAGATGTGCTTTTGCCTCGTGCTAAAAGCCGTTCTGAGGCTGTAGTGATAATGGCTGGTGGCCAGGGTACGCGGCTTGATCCCTTTACCAAAATTCTTCCCAAGCCAATGATTCCACTGCGGGACAAGCCTATTGTAGAAGTAATCATGGATAGGTTTCACAGCCAGGGGTTTGGCCAGTTTATTTTATGCCTTGGTTACAAAGCCGAAATCGTTCGCCTTTATTTTAATGGCGAAAGCCGACCCTACCGCACGGAATTTGTGCAAGAGAATGAGCCGCTGGGCACTGCGGGGGCGCTTTCTCTTTTAACGGGGCGTATTAACGAAACCTTTATTATGACCAACTGTGACATCATTGTGGAACTCGATTACCACCATTTGCTGGAGTACCATCGGGAACATGGGCATGCTTTAACGGTTGTGGGGGCTTTGAAAGAGTTTGTGGTGCCTTACGGGGTTTTACGCACGCAGGGCGAGGATTTCTGGATCGAAGAGAAACCCAATTTTCACTTTCTGGTGAACACTGGCCTCTATGTGCTGGAGCCTGCTGTGTTGAAATTACTTCAGAAAGGTGTCCGTATTGACATGCCGGAACTCATTGCGGTCGTCAGGAATGCTGGAATGCGCATTGGGGTCTACCCACACCATGGACGCTGGTTTGATGTAGGCCAGTGGGAGGAATACCAGCGAACCCTTCGCCTTTTTGAAACTATGGAACTGGGGAAGTAG
- the neuB gene encoding N-acetylneuraminate synthase — translation MALKSGAFHKSGVFIIAEAGVNHNGDLEIAKKLVDAAVAAGADAIKFQTFVPEEVAASTAEKAAYQKENVPGQETQLDMIRRLALSKEDFRTLKMYCDRREIMFLSTPFDYYSVDLLDKLGVPLFKIPSGELVNDRFLRYVAARGKPLIISTGMATLGEVEEALEVMQSAGAHEITLLHCTSAYPTPYEEVNLQAMVTLGHAFGLPVGYSDHTLGIEVAIAAVALGATVIEKHFTLSRKMEGPDHKASLEPDELAAMVRAIRNVEKALGDGRKRPTPAERDVMRAARRSLVAACKITAGEVITEDKLALKRPGTGISPKMWSLVAGRKARVDIPADTVITWDMIF, via the coding sequence ATGGCTCTTAAAAGTGGTGCCTTTCATAAAAGTGGAGTCTTCATTATTGCCGAAGCGGGGGTAAATCATAACGGAGATCTAGAAATAGCCAAAAAACTGGTTGATGCAGCGGTTGCTGCCGGTGCAGATGCGATAAAGTTCCAGACCTTTGTTCCGGAAGAAGTGGCAGCTAGTACCGCCGAGAAAGCAGCTTATCAGAAGGAAAACGTGCCCGGCCAGGAAACACAGCTGGATATGATCCGGCGTCTTGCGCTTTCGAAAGAGGATTTTCGAACCCTCAAGATGTACTGTGACCGGCGGGAGATAATGTTTTTATCTACGCCGTTCGATTATTACAGCGTAGATCTCCTAGATAAGTTGGGCGTTCCCTTGTTCAAGATTCCCTCGGGCGAGTTGGTTAACGACCGTTTTTTGCGGTATGTAGCTGCTAGGGGCAAACCTCTTATAATTTCCACGGGAATGGCTACACTGGGCGAGGTGGAAGAAGCACTCGAGGTAATGCAGAGTGCTGGGGCCCATGAAATAACCCTCTTGCACTGTACTTCGGCATATCCCACTCCTTATGAGGAAGTCAATCTGCAGGCTATGGTCACGCTGGGGCATGCTTTTGGGCTGCCGGTAGGCTATTCCGATCACACTCTGGGTATTGAGGTAGCCATAGCTGCTGTGGCTCTGGGGGCTACGGTGATTGAGAAGCACTTCACGCTGAGCCGCAAGATGGAAGGGCCAGACCATAAGGCATCGTTAGAGCCTGACGAACTGGCTGCCATGGTGCGGGCGATCCGTAACGTGGAGAAAGCTTTGGGCGATGGGCGCAAGCGTCCCACCCCTGCCGAGCGGGATGTTATGCGGGCGGCCAGACGCAGTTTGGTGGCAGCGTGTAAAATCACTGCAGGAGAAGTGATTACTGAGGATAAACTGGCCCTCAAGAGGCCTGGAACAGGCATTTCCCCGAAGATGTGGAGTTTGGTTGCGGGTAGAAAGGCACGGGTGGACATTCCAGCAGATACGGTAATCACGTGGGATATGATTTTTTAG
- the neuC gene encoding UDP-N-acetylglucosamine 2-epimerase (hydrolyzing) yields MFFTTTRAEFGLLKLILRRSENFSFEPVLVVAGAHVNPSKGETIQEIISEGFYPIVLQRCFPESDLPAAIVKYVASACAEIAAVIDSLRPDIMLLLGDRHELLAAATAAVIMRIPIAHLAGGESTEGVLDEQVRHALTKMAHLHFASTFEYARCIRLMGEEAWRIHLVGSPGVENIHRREFMEPQEILEQFGIDVFQPTLLVTYHPETLSPDCDPAREVNTLISALKEFRGFQQVITYPGTEVGFQKIISAWETYAAEFPNVRLYKSLGSRAYLGVMKYAAAVVGNSSSGIIEAPSFKIPTVNIGDRQKGRIRAESIIDVPCRREDIMTALRKALYDTQFRQQVQRVTNPYDPYGDGNVSGRILSVLESVPLDRRLLEKKLDFPGPEEVATYGS; encoded by the coding sequence ATGTTTTTTACAACCACGAGGGCTGAATTTGGCTTGCTTAAACTGATTTTACGGCGAAGTGAAAATTTTTCTTTCGAACCTGTATTGGTGGTTGCAGGAGCTCACGTAAACCCTTCTAAGGGAGAAACAATCCAGGAAATAATTTCAGAGGGTTTCTACCCGATTGTTCTGCAAAGATGCTTTCCTGAATCAGACCTGCCAGCTGCTATTGTAAAATATGTAGCCAGTGCTTGCGCTGAGATTGCTGCGGTGATTGATTCGCTAAGGCCTGATATAATGCTGCTTTTGGGAGATCGGCATGAACTTTTGGCAGCGGCTACGGCAGCAGTAATCATGCGCATTCCTATTGCTCACCTAGCAGGTGGTGAATCAACCGAAGGAGTGCTCGATGAGCAAGTACGACATGCGCTAACCAAAATGGCTCATCTGCACTTTGCCAGTACTTTCGAATATGCCCGCTGCATTCGCCTTATGGGGGAAGAGGCTTGGCGAATACATTTAGTTGGTTCACCAGGAGTGGAAAATATTCACAGAAGAGAATTTATGGAACCGCAGGAGATTTTAGAGCAGTTTGGTATTGATGTTTTTCAGCCTACCTTGCTGGTTACGTATCATCCTGAGACGTTATCGCCTGATTGTGACCCTGCCAGGGAAGTGAACACGCTTATTTCGGCTTTGAAAGAGTTTAGGGGTTTTCAACAGGTTATTACTTACCCGGGGACGGAAGTAGGGTTTCAAAAAATTATTTCTGCCTGGGAAACTTATGCGGCGGAGTTCCCCAATGTCCGGCTTTACAAAAGCTTGGGTTCGCGTGCTTACCTGGGGGTTATGAAGTATGCTGCCGCGGTAGTGGGTAATTCCTCCAGTGGCATTATTGAAGCACCGTCTTTCAAGATACCGACGGTTAATATCGGTGACAGGCAAAAGGGCCGGATAAGGGCTGAAAGTATAATTGATGTGCCCTGCCGCAGAGAAGATATTATGACGGCTTTGCGCAAGGCCTTATACGACACGCAGTTTCGCCAGCAAGTGCAGCGAGTAACGAATCCTTACGATCCTTATGGCGACGGTAACGTAAGCGGGAGAATATTGTCTGTTCTGGAGTCAGTGCCTTTAGACAGACGGTTGCTTGAGAAAAAACTTGACTTTCCGGGTCCAGAGGAGGTGGCAACCTATGGCTCTTAA
- a CDS encoding acetyltransferase: MEKQSIVLIGAGGHAAVVASTIETLGSFFIVGYTAPVAGAATISCHYNYLGDDSVLPALFNQGIRLAALGLGGTGDNRPRSELYERIRRLGFEFPLLKHPSAVVAPDVVFGAGCVVAPGAIVNSGAKLGINVIVNSGAVVEHDCVIADHVHIATGTVLCGGVRVGRLAHIGAGAVIIQGVTIGEGALVGAGAVVVHDIEPWTVVVGNPAKNQQRI, from the coding sequence GTGGAAAAGCAATCCATAGTCCTCATTGGGGCAGGCGGACACGCAGCGGTAGTTGCCAGTACTATCGAGACCCTTGGTTCTTTCTTTATAGTAGGGTATACGGCTCCTGTTGCCGGCGCGGCTACTATTTCTTGCCATTATAATTACCTGGGGGATGACAGCGTCCTACCTGCTTTGTTTAACCAGGGAATCAGGCTGGCAGCGCTGGGCCTGGGAGGGACGGGGGATAACCGGCCACGGAGTGAATTGTATGAGCGGATCCGTAGATTGGGATTTGAGTTTCCGCTGCTTAAACACCCATCGGCAGTTGTGGCTCCAGATGTGGTGTTTGGTGCGGGTTGTGTGGTAGCGCCGGGCGCAATAGTTAATTCGGGTGCAAAGTTGGGGATAAATGTTATTGTTAATTCGGGTGCCGTGGTCGAGCATGATTGTGTTATTGCCGATCATGTGCATATAGCAACAGGGACAGTGCTCTGCGGGGGAGTTAGAGTCGGCAGGTTAGCACATATTGGTGCTGGTGCTGTCATAATTCAGGGCGTAACCATAGGAGAAGGTGCCTTGGTGGGTGCCGGAGCAGTGGTAGTGCATGACATAGAACCCTGGACAGTGGTGGTGGGTAATCCAGCAAAGAATCAGCAAAGAATTTAG
- a CDS encoding LegC family aminotransferase has translation MREWRILLDSPNISELEKEYVLCALESGYVSSIGPLVSEFEERFARYVGAQYAVATVNGTAAIHLALRLLGIGPGDEVIVPALTFIATVNPVVYVGATPVVVDVDPLTWNIDPDEVERVITHRTRAIIPVHLYGNPADMSRLTDIAHRYGLYVIEDAAEALGSTYEGRHVGTFGDIGVFSFNGNKVITTGGGGMLVTNNPELAARARLLVNQGRNSDATEYEHLEVGYNYRLTNIQAALGLAQMERLEQFLDVKRRNAALYRELLQNVPGLKWQQELPEGRSSWWMFSVVVDPDRFGKDRYAVAEKLRKAGIQVRPLFLPLSRQPAYAQYKLKACPVAELLHERGLNLPSASFLTEDDIQYVCQVILER, from the coding sequence TTGAGAGAGTGGCGGATTCTTCTTGATTCACCAAATATCAGTGAATTGGAAAAAGAATATGTACTGTGTGCCCTGGAAAGCGGATATGTTTCGTCCATAGGGCCTCTGGTTAGCGAATTTGAGGAGCGTTTTGCTAGGTATGTAGGGGCCCAGTATGCTGTGGCCACAGTTAACGGCACGGCAGCTATTCACTTAGCCTTAAGGCTGTTGGGAATTGGTCCTGGAGATGAAGTTATTGTACCGGCACTTACTTTTATCGCCACTGTAAATCCGGTAGTGTATGTGGGCGCAACTCCTGTAGTAGTAGACGTGGATCCGTTGACCTGGAATATTGATCCCGACGAAGTTGAAAGGGTAATTACACACCGCACACGTGCCATTATACCTGTTCACCTTTATGGCAACCCGGCGGACATGTCGCGTTTGACGGATATAGCTCACAGATACGGCTTATACGTGATTGAAGATGCGGCGGAAGCACTTGGCTCCACGTATGAGGGGCGACATGTGGGAACGTTTGGAGATATAGGTGTATTCAGTTTCAATGGAAACAAGGTGATTACCACCGGCGGCGGTGGCATGCTGGTAACAAATAATCCTGAACTGGCGGCGCGTGCTCGCCTGCTGGTTAACCAAGGCAGGAATTCTGATGCTACGGAGTACGAGCACCTCGAAGTAGGGTACAATTACCGGCTGACTAACATTCAAGCAGCTTTGGGCCTAGCGCAAATGGAGAGGCTGGAACAATTCCTGGATGTCAAGCGCCGCAATGCGGCTTTATACCGTGAACTTCTCCAGAATGTTCCCGGCCTTAAGTGGCAGCAGGAACTGCCGGAAGGACGAAGCAGTTGGTGGATGTTTTCTGTTGTGGTTGATCCCGATAGGTTTGGTAAGGATAGATATGCCGTGGCAGAGAAGTTGCGTAAGGCGGGTATCCAGGTGCGCCCGCTGTTTTTGCCTCTTTCCAGGCAGCCGGCGTATGCACAGTATAAACTTAAAGCATGTCCTGTAGCTGAGCTTTTACACGAGCGGGGATTAAACCTGCCGAGTGCGAGTTTTCTTACTGAAGATGATATTCAGTATGTATGCCAGGTTATATTGGAAAGGTGA
- a CDS encoding radical SAM protein — MFFRNPNSQRENPFRAVYDSEAFRNVLHYKDNLPSFPFLIDIELTNICNLRCIFCGQQAMTRPKGYMEWGLFKKIVDECSSLYETPIRMIRWGEPFLHPGIIDFCRYVKEKGLLLHITTNGLALNKRRENKKPCRVRVGFDNFFFSRGNQRTV, encoded by the coding sequence ATGTTTTTCAGAAATCCCAATAGCCAGCGCGAAAACCCATTTCGTGCTGTTTATGACAGTGAGGCTTTTCGTAATGTGTTGCATTATAAGGATAATCTGCCGTCGTTTCCGTTTTTAATTGATATTGAATTGACCAATATATGTAATTTACGGTGTATCTTTTGTGGCCAGCAGGCGATGACCAGACCGAAGGGTTATATGGAGTGGGGTTTGTTTAAGAAAATAGTTGATGAATGTTCTTCTCTTTATGAGACTCCTATTCGCATGATTCGCTGGGGGGAGCCTTTTTTGCACCCTGGTATAATAGATTTTTGCCGTTATGTAAAAGAAAAAGGCTTACTTCTGCATATAACTACAAATGGACTGGCTTTAAACAAACGAAGAGAAAATAAAAAGCCTTGTAGAGTTAGAGTTGGATTCGATAATTTTTTCTTTTCAAGGGGCAACCAAAGAACAGTATGA